A region of the Pogoniulus pusillus isolate bPogPus1 chromosome 12, bPogPus1.pri, whole genome shotgun sequence genome:
GCTATCCATATCCACCATTTCAACACACTCTATTTCCTCACGGTTTTCAGGgttcttcttctctttcctcttcttcttggaTGGTGGCAGGAAAGTCAGTATCACAGGTAAAATGGCAAAGCAGTGAAAGAAGGTGACTAATGCTATTAAAAACAAGCACCTGAACAGTGTACGGGTCAAATTTGAAGGCACAGCTGCAAGAGGAATCAGACCAACAATATAGCAGAGGTAGCTCTGCAAAATAGCTACCCCATGCACTTCCAGGGCATTTTTCACCCATTTAGTTCTTGTGAACTCTTTGCCCAGGACAAAGGTCGATAACAGTGGAGCACAGTTGTCAATTGTATAATTAATTCCATAAATTAAGCACAAGACAGAGATACAATCGAGTTCCACTTTCCACAGGGTCATAAAACCTATAACTCCAAACTCAACCGAGGCGACAGTAAGAGTGAGCCAGACGTTGATCAGGGAGTCTGCCACCAGGAATGCAGAGAAGAAGAGCAGAAATAAAGCACTGATGCAGGAGTTTTGTAAAGGGGCTCCCACCGAAGAGGCGTAACGATCCATGTACACAAAAGATGGATTGAAAACGATGAATTTCACCTTGGAGGTGAGAGAGAGCTTCCTCAAGGTCTCCAGGAGGTCGTAAAGTTCTTCCCTCTTGGTTTCCATCGTCTTGGCCACCAAGAACATCCTGGAGGCCACGACGTCGACTTCGTTGTTGTATTTCTTGGAAAAGATGATATCCTCGGAAAAATGGGCAAACTGAGGGCTCTTCAGGAAGGAGTTCCTCAACATATCAGTGAAGTTCTTCTTGGGCAAGCCGGTGGATATGTTGAGTTTCCTAAGGTAATTTAAGTAGCTTTCAAACCAAGATATCCTCACGAAGCCCTTGGTATACTCCAGCACATCCTCCTGGACGCTGGTGTTCCAGTACTCGATGGACTCGTAGATGTAGAAGCCGATCACGGGGCTGTAGTTGCTGAAGTACTTCTGCTGGGCTGTCGTATACTCAATGGTCCGCGTGGCTGTCGCTACGATGTTGCTCAGGTCTGACCCTTCACTGACCTGCAGGTAGCCCATTAAGGCAAAGGAAATATAAACAAGGTAAAAGAGAACTACAAAAGGCTTGACGTAAGTGTTTGTTATCCAGTCGCAATAATAGCGCTTCAGGAACCACACCAAAAGATGACTCTCATAAGTGTTTGTCTCCTCTGAGTCTGCCGTGTCCTCACTGAATTTGGCTGTCAGAAGAAACCTATACCAGGCAGGCTTCTCTTGCAATACCTCTGGCTTTGGTACCTTTCTGCAGAAGATGCTATGCTGGTAGTTGTTTTCTATGTAGCCAGTAAACACCAGGCTGGAACCATAAAAGGAAAGTACATAGAGGTAGTTGAAGAAAATTGCAATACAGGAATTGCAGCAGAATATCCTGGCTGCTTCAATGTTAGTGAAGGGGCTGGCACCTATTCCAAAAGTGACCAGGTACATGGCAGTGGTGAGAGAAAACGAGAGCATGGAGTCTGCAAACACAGCTGCAGTCCTCTCTTTAACGTGTTGGTCTTCTCTAGTTTTCCTCCAGGAGGACAACATTTCAAAAGTCCCATACAACCCATGACCTAGGACAGAGAACAAAGCCAGTGTTTAAAGTGGGGAAAGGCAACGTCAGCATGCGAAAAGAATCCAAGCAGACACAGCTGCCTGTGACCTGTGCTTGAAGGAAACGtcctgcagaggagagagacGATTATAGAGGTCTAAGCCACCGGAGAGCATTTGCTACCTGACTAACAAACCTTACTGCCAGAGGTGGAGGACAGTTCTgcgctgctggcacaggcttgATGGgttaaaggggggaaaaaagggatttttattcatttttttcctcccttggtTGGCTGTTTCATTTCATTATTTGGGAGTGCCTGTGATGGAAGACTCTTtgaaattagattttttttttcctgctgatggGATCTGACCTGTggtgaaaacaaagaaataagaCCTCGACCTTGAAATGCTTATGCTGGGAGTAAAGCCTTAGTTAGTTGCTTTGTAGAAAGtctgttcagaaaaaaaaaaacacttcatTTCAGCTGAAAATGATCAGTTAGATCAGTTAGATTTTGCCACTTGCTGCCTAGATTTTCtgtcaggaaaaaagaaatcctaGAAACAGGACAAAcaggaaaaagcagagagaaattcTGGAGATGCAGAATGGTAGAAGTGAAATGAAACTGCTTGTGGCATTGCTCTTCTTATTTTAATGTATCTTAGGCCCTGGAAACTCAAATGCAGCTCCATTTTTCTTGGCAGTTCCTGCATTTGGTAATGTATTTAATTAACTCTTAAAATGGAGATAGCATTCATGAAAGGAGGTGAAAACCTGCAGGATTTTAGTCCTCTGTTTGACACCCAAGTGCAGGTAAATTGGGCAAAGCATTTGATTTGATCTCAGACCTTGGTTGGTTGGCTTCCCTTTGTGGTTTCTGTTTGTTCATTGATGGCCAAGTCACATCTGGAGGGAACAGACCTCTGCTCTCGCCTCtgagctgggaacacagccactGACCAGCTATCAGGTGAGAGTGGCTGAGTTAAAAGCAGGTTGCTGTTTTACACAGAGGTGGATGGAAAAGTACAATCTTTGTACCACACCTCAAAGGGGAGACTGTGATACCTTCACATAATCATTCATACCATGTCCAGTTGTGCTTAACAGACCCTTTCCATCTAATCCCACCCTCTTTGCTACCTTTTAATTGCTTCTTATCCTTATTCCTTTGCTGGTTTTGCTGTGTCCCCTGTCTACATCTCTGGTCTGCTCTTGCATTATCCTCAGAAAATCCCAAAGTCAGACCATGGTGGTTTTGCTCCTGATAACAGTAGCTAAAACAATCAGTGCTGAATTagttgctgatgacaccaaagtgGACTTTTGAAGCTGATATTCCAGTCAGGCAAGTCAAGGTAATTCACAGATCTCTGTGAGACTttcaggctgcctgcagagcaccaaAACTGCTgtatcagctctgctctctctgcctgtaGATGATCATCACTTTTGTCACAAGGGCCATTATGAATATCCATGAAGAAACCCTCAAACAAAAGAGGTATTTCTGAATAAGCAGAAACCCAGAAAATGTATTAGGGAGTTGAAACtatatgatctttaaggtgccttgcaacccaaaccattctccatGATTATGTTTATTGTTAAGTGCTTCATATAAGGTGAATATTTTAGTAACCTGACAAAGTAACCCTTTTGTGGCCTTTGTACTTTTTACTGTATGGGTTGCTATAGCTGATTCACTCCACCCTTCCTTCAAGGGATAtaggttcacagaatggtttaggttggaagggacttcaagtatcatctagttccaagccccttgccctgggctggggcaccttccaggttgctcaaggcctcatccaacccaatcttgaacaccttcagggagggggcatccaaaacttccctgggcaacctattgtcTCATTGCCCTCACTgcaaaaatttcttcctaatctccagtctcaatctgccctcctcaagcttcagtccattccctctcatcctagcactacaagcccttgtaagaagtcccttctggcttgtagcccccttcagatactggaaggctactctaaggtctccccagagctttcttgtctccaagctgaacagccccaactctcttagcctgtcctcacaggggaggttctccagcgctctgatcatcttcacgtccctcctctggacctgctccagcagctccatgtcccttttctgctggggacaccagaactggacgcagagctggacgcagtactcccaTCCTATCCGTTGCTTACCAGATGGCAGAGCTGGTCATTCTATTAATGCTGAAGAGAATAGGGATGGGGCACTTTataaacaaggccaaatgcagagcTCATAACGTGAGGTAATAGGACAGCTGGTGTGTCTCCTTGTCACAGTCACCTAGTATTTAAAGTAACAAAGTCTGTGCTCTCACACATCAGATACCTTACCTACATAGCTATTGGAGTCGAACACTGACCACAGATGTCCAATGCATAGCAATACTAAGGTCCCGCTTCTGGTATGGCATTTAGTCTTCATCTTAATTTTCCCAGACAATGTTTTACAGCTGCTTTCAGAGGCCAGGTCACGACTGTCAATTTGATAACGAGCACTGTGCCCTCCCTTAAAGCTAATGGGGAATACTGGAACTCCCCAGATGGAAAATCAAGCGAAAAGCACAATCGATGACTGGCACCCCGTTGCTAATTATGCTTCAAATAGTTATGTTCTAGGCTCAGTAGGGAAAGCTATTAAGCTTGCTTTCCATGTGCTCTTTGTAAAGACAGCCTGACCTTTATTTAAATGGAACTGATCACTTGCCAAAGCAGGGAGTGAGAGGTTTAATCCGTTTATGGTTCCCATAAGTCCTGCAGACAGGCTCGTCTGAGAGTTTCACATGGCATCGTAAGCGCTGGCTTGGAGTGAGCCAAACAGAACGAAATGAGGTCATTGGATATCACAAATTACTCCCATCATCAGCTTTAGCTATAGCATGAGCTTTTTTAATAACCCAACattgacctcattcatgtttataaatacatcaagggggagtgccaggaggctggagccaggctctgctgggtgatgtccaatgccgggacaaggggcaatgggtggaagttgaggcacaggaagttctatggaaacaggaggaaaaatatttccctgtgagggtgccagagccctggcacaggctgcccaggggggttggggggttgtggagtcttcctctctgatgagattcaaaacccacctggatgccttcctgtgtgacctgctctggcaggggggttggactggatgagctttggaggtcccttccaactcctaacctTCTGTGAATTTGTTGTTAATAGGCTTGTGTCTGAAAACACTCAAATAGCTGCATTAATGTGGCAAGCCTATGACTTGGTAATGAAAACCATTAGAATCTAGAGCTAACTAAACATGATGCAGAGCATGACCTTTGAACATGGATAAgattttactgtaagggttacagagcactggaatggaaTCCTCGGAGAGGTTggggagtctctttctctggagactttcaaggcctgtctggatgtgttcctctgtgagctga
Encoded here:
- the PTCHD1 gene encoding patched domain-containing protein 1 isoform X1, with protein sequence MVLRGPWGICGGPDAALTLLRALRTRMLRQVLHRGLGTSFSRLGHFVASHPVFFASAPVLISILLGASFSRYQVEESVEHLLAPTHSLAKIERNLVDSLFPVNRSKHRLYSDLQTPGRYGRVIITSFRKANMLDQHHTDLILKLHSAVTRIQVQRPGFNYTFAHICILNNDKTCIVDDIVHVLEELKAARSSNRTNFAITYPITHLKDGREVYNGHQLGGVTVHSKDRVKSAEAIQLTYYLQAINSLNDMVAEKWESIFCDTVELFQKSNRKVKMYPFTSASLKEDFQKTSRVSQRYLITSLVLVVTLAVLCCSMQDCVRSKPWLGLLGLLTVTLATLTAAGIINLTGGKYNSTFLGIPFVMLGHGLYGTFEMLSSWRKTREDQHVKERTAAVFADSMLSFSLTTAMYLVTFGIGASPFTNIEAARIFCCNSCIAIFFNYLYVLSFYGSSLVFTGYIENNYQHSIFCRKVPKPEVLQEKPAWYRFLLTAKFSEDTADSEETNTYESHLLVWFLKRYYCDWITNTYVKPFVVLFYLVYISFALMGYLQVSEGSDLSNIVATATRTIEYTTAQQKYFSNYSPVIGFYIYESIEYWNTSVQEDVLEYTKGFVRISWFESYLNYLRKLNISTGLPKKNFTDMLRNSFLKSPQFAHFSEDIIFSKKYNNEVDVVASRMFLVAKTMETKREELYDLLETLRKLSLTSKVKFIVFNPSFVYMDRYASSVGAPLQNSCISALFLLFFSAFLVADSLINVWLTLTVASVEFGVIGFMTLWKVELDCISVLCLIYGINYTIDNCAPLLSTFVLGKEFTRTKWVKNALEVHGVAILQSYLCYIVGLIPLAAVPSNLTRTLFRCLFLIALVTFFHCFAILPVILTFLPPSKKKRKEKKNPENREEIECVEMVDMDSTRVVDQITTV